A segment of the Salvelinus sp. IW2-2015 linkage group LG6.2, ASM291031v2, whole genome shotgun sequence genome:
ttcttgggcacagggactatggtggtctgcttgaagcatgttggtattacagactcaatcagggacatgttgaaaatgtcagtgaagacacctgccagttggtcagcacatgcccgagcacacgtcctggtaatccgtctggccccgcagccttgtgtatgttgacctgtttcaaggccttactcacgtcggctacggagagcgtgatcacacagtcgtccggaacagctgatgctctcatgcatgcctcagtgttgcttgcctcgaagcgagcatggaagtgatttagctcgtctggtaggctcgtgtcactgggcagctcgcggctgtgcttccctttgtagtctgtaatcgtttgcaagccctgccacatccgacaggtgccagagccggtgtagtatgatttaatcttagccctgtattgacgctttgcctgtttgatggttcgtcgcacggcatagcgggatttcttgtaagcttccgggtttgagtcccgcaccttgaaagcggcagctttaccctttagctcagtgcgaatgttgcctgtaatccatggcttctggttggggtatgtacgtacagtcactgtggggatgacgtcctcaatgcacttattgataaagccagtgactgatgtactgtattcctcaatgtcatcggaagaatcccggaacatgttccagtctgtgatagcaaagcagtcctgtagtttagcatctgcttcatctgaccattttttatagaccgagtcactggtgcttcctgctttaatttttgcttgtaagcaggaaccaggaggatagagttgtggtcggatttaccaaatggagggcgagggagaactttgtacgcgcctctgtgtgtggagtacaggtgatctagaatttttttccctctggttgcacatttaacatgttgatagagatttggtagaactgatttaagtttccctgcattaaagtctccggccactaggagcgccgcctctgggtgagtggtttcctgtttgcttatttccttatacagctgactgagtgtggtcttagtgccagatctgtctgtggtggtaaataaacagcacGAAAAAGGATAGCTGAgaactctaggcaagtagtgtggcctgcaatttatcacaatatactctacttcaggcgagcaaaatctagagacttccttagattttgtgcaccagctgttgttacaaATATgaacagaccgccccccccccccccccccctgtcttaccggagtgtgctgttctatcctgccggatgcagcgtgtatcccgctagctgaatatccatgttgtcattcagccacgattccgtgaagcataggatattacagtttttgatgtcccgttggtaggatattcgtgatcgtacctcgtctagtttattgtccaatgattgcacgttggcgagtaatattgacggtaacggcagctttcctagttGCCTTCTGCGGGTCtggacgaggcatccggctcttcgtccactgcgtcgcttccttttgcgaataattgggatgtctgccctgtggggtgtttggagaatatcgtgtgaaTATTAGAGTGGTTTCCAGGGACGGAATTGGACCAGAAATCGGACTGAGCATTTCTAACAGCACATTTATTCACTCAAAGCCCCCACACTGACATGTTTAACTTGAAGCCCCCATTATTAGTAAAATAATGGTAATTCTGCGcaacaaaaagataaataaatgtaGACAGGCCTACTTCTCTGAATAAGGAACCAGCccttctggcatttgccagaattgccctATGGCCAGTCTGCCCCTGTTCCCTGATGATGCCTGGGCACTGGAAGCCTCGTCTAATCTCACTCTAAATGCACTCTAACTACTGATTTGTAAAGTGGGACATGATAGTATAGTTTGCATGAACAAACAGTTTGACAGCGCCAAACAATTAAGAAATTGTACTAACTATTGTATCCAGTGACATTGTCCACATCTCCTAAAGGATAACGTCACTGTCATGGTGACACATGATTTGAACCGCCTGCCATTAGGCTTAGACATTCTGAGAACTACAAGGAGGTAAGAGAAAGTAGAGGCAAAATACGACTCGTCTTGATTTCTTAACCAAACCAAGCTTCAATAACAAAACTAAAAGCTGGGAGAAAGTATGCTAGGCAGCACAAGAAAAAAACAATGGCTACCAGAGATGTTGGCATTCCCTGGGTGTTGCTCGAGCAGTATTTGAAATGTGAAACGAGTTGGAGGGAGAGGGTGACTGTACCAACAGGCTTTCCCTGTATGTCTGAGACTTGGGGGCTGAGAAATCATAGACAGGGTTCTTGGCACAGCTCTCAACCGTTATATCTTCACAGGCAAAGAGAAGAGCAATTGGGGGATGGCAGGAGGCCATTTCTCAAAACGAGCATCGTTTCTCAGCAGTCTTGTCTCTGTGATTGATGAACTTAGCGGAGGACATTTCATGACAACAGCTCGGGGAGTCAGCAACACAAGGTCAGGGGGATAAGCTGACAACTAACTTGTGGTATTGTATTTTCTACTCAACTGATCGAAGAAAGGAAAAAACCCActtggcacagacgtcagttcaactaATGGGAATTCAAACTGAAAAcgacaaaaaatgtcaccatgacattggatttaggttaaagttTGTGTGAAAAAGTGATGAAATccccttatgttgatgactttttgcaaatccaatcagttttccaggttgattcaacatcatcactttGCATTTTTgaggttgaaatgacgtggaaacaatgttgattcaaccagtttttgttcCGTGGAAAGGCTTACAATCAGTGTTTGATGCAGCCCACAGAATACTCCCCTGTCAAGATGGGAATTGGGAGGCTTCTAGAGGCTGTGTGAGGCTGTGAGGTGCTTATCTTCCTCATCCTAAAAGAAGAGCAATTTATTCAAAGAAGCATTTCTCTGTCTACAGAACGTATAGAAATTTGCTCAGGGTAAATTTAATCATGGAAAGGGCCAATAAATGAGGCCTGTTGTCTTTGGCTGATATTTCTGTCCGTCTTCTATCAGCCAGTCATTATTtatcaaataaatacaattgtggGGGCAATGGAGCAGTGGAGGcaatttgaaagataaacatcatctgtggatttataATTGTTGCTTTTTTGGAGAGAAAATTGCTCTGATGCCATATTTCCAGGGAGGTTTGCAGATAAACCCCAAACATGATTTGAGACACATTCTTACAGTATATTATGTTTGTCATTATGTTTATACATAAGTGTTTCTGTATCAACAACATTTCCTGTCAAACTTCACCTTTATATTGGCACAGTGGACACAGTGGAGGTTCAATTGTAAAATCATGTGTAGTTATCCTCCTGATATTTTTTGTCTCCAAGTCCTCAAACAGACAGAATCATTTTTGGCAAAATGGTTACTTTCAATGATGTCTTCTAAAAAACAGGTGTTCATTTTTGAGTTGTTAAACCTCCATATAATACTGTTTTTTCACGTGAAAGGAACTAACAaggaaattactttttcacactcCAGTCTGTAAAGGTTGGCTCTTGACAGCACATCACTTGACAGCACATTAATTCTCACTGAGTGGCCAAGTACATTATCAAGAGTTATGTTAGATACAATCCAAAACCCCATCTTGAACATCTTAATAAGGCCTAAAAGTTGATAGGGAAgaatacatgtactgtatttaaatGAATGCACCAGTCAGAGAGATGAATATGGAGTGATATAGCTTCCAGGTATAACTGTGTCCAaaattgcaccatattccctacagtGCACTATACCCCTATAGACCCAGTCAAAAGgaagcaccccctatccacatcgacgggacagtagaggagaaggtggaaagttttaagttcctctgcgtacacatcacggacaaactgaaatggtccacccacacagtcagcgtggtgaagaaggcgcaacagcggctcttcaacctcaagaggctgaagaaatttggcttgtcacctaaaaccctcacaaacttttacagatgcacaatcgagagcatcctgtcgggctgtatcaccgcctggtacggcacctGCACTGCcgtcaaccacaaggctctccagagggtagtgcggtctgcacaacacatcaccaggggcaactacctgccctccaggacacctacagcatcgatgtcacaggaaggccaaaaagatcatcaaggacaacaaccatccgagcaactgcctgttcaccccgctatcatccaaaaggcgaagtcagtacaggtgcatcaaagctgggaccgaaagactgaaaaacagcttctatctcaaggccatcagactgttaaacagccatcactaacatagagaggctgctgccaacatacagacccaaatcactggccactttaataaatatatttaataaaggTATAACTAGTccctttaaataatgccactttaataatgtttacatatcctacattactcatctgatatgtatatactgtatttcataccatctattgcatcttgcctatgccgcacggcaaTTGCTCAtccatgtacatattctcattcacccctttagattgtgtgtataaggtatttgttgtgaatttgttagattacttgttagatattaatgcattgtcggaactagaagcacaagcatttcactacactcgcattaacatctgctaaccatgtgtatgtgacaaataaaatgtgatttaatttgatttgaagtagtacactatatagggaatagggtgctattggtGGCTAAGACTCAATGTCACCATCATGTATagattcagaaccatggacagcaacACAAACCATAGGCAATATAGGCAtcctggggggggggtgttccaaCCCAAGTTAAGCATGCGTAAATGGAaggtaattccctttttatgcatttttctctctatttgtattctgaccttgaacttatgCATGAGAATAGCAAGCTATTTACCTGCTATTCCTTTTGGGTGGAGATCTAATacatgaaggtgtggtggaggtgtgtgtaTTCTGACCTTAATTCCCTcctaattccaccacctttacatgcaatgaaacaatgaataagGTGGCGCAACCTGTCAGTTCCAAGTGGAACAACATCTACTTTATTTTTTCCGATAGacataacaccattctccatgcactgaaatttacaacttgataagagctattgatacgAGCTAGGTAAATTAGTCATTTGGATAGTTGATTGTAAATATTAATGACAATTGTTTTAGATTTATTTTACCTTGtgatcgctggagacaaatgtgaaaccagtcatatgcaGGCAAACTGAAGCATATTAACATATCACCTTTTCCATGgtgaagtttatgaaatgctggctTATAACCTGGGTTaaaatttggagacccaagctattGGCTTCTGTAGCCAAGCGCAAATGACAGTATAGTGCCAAACCTACCAAGTTATCCATTGttagtttacctttctttcctctgtcacattcgtgtggttgttcctgaggatcgctagcaatagttgatcatattaggctaacatATTACAAGTTGTGCAATAAGACATGTAGcatatttgaatcattatggaacacaGACCATatgtagcagtttaaacctgtGCCTGGCACACGGTTCAAGACGACTGGACTgttgtcatacagttccatgattagtgaggattattagggtagatttataggattaCAGTTCAACACCTATTATACGCTTTTCATAACTTTCTAATATTTAATGGATTGGACAtttgaatatggcaactttcaggatgcgtccaaccactgtattttttattcatctATATTTAATGCgcaaaggctctccaaacctaaataatatacaacgtcagagtatttttaaatctaccaattggtgccgaAAAGTAGACGAATATGCATATATGGCTtcctttcattgatccctaatattctgatcCATTCTCTCCATATATTTGAGTTTGTCGAgaaaattctaattaaaggtacaccaaatttaaagggatggcttcagataaaagggatggctttagatactgaaaaccctattgaatgaaaactccacaagaaaatATGTTGGCAAGCAAGCTggagggttttcagcggttgaattaaatgtattcagtgcgcgcaagggaaccacgcctgcgAAGTCTGTTGTGCAccttcataaggtaagtctgaataccaactactgagaagtgcgtaggaaaggggTTCGTAGAAAAGAtgtacatttcctaagtctgaatcaggCCCCATAAGAGCCTTGTACCAGGCAGTAGAAAGACAGCTGAAAGTTCTCCCCAAAGACCAGCTGTTGTCTTTCATTACAAATGGTTCAAGAGCCCTTCAAgcacagaataaaaaaaaacaagacaataataacttagtcaaaagtagtgcactatatagggaatcacAGTCCTCTATTTTAAATGATCCACCTGTTAGTCGGTGAGAGCCAGTGCAGTAAATCATCTTGATTTCAGTGGAATTGCCCAGAAAGGCCAAGCAATAAAGACAAACTGAATAAACAGGTTTTATTAAACACTGGATAGGAGTCAAATTAATGGGATGCTTTAATGCAACGTGTCTCATTGGGTTTAAAGCTTCCATCTGCGATTGCTCAGGCTGACAAAAATTGTCTTAAAGGTGCAGTctggaatatttgcatgaaatgtGCCTATGAATGTAAGAGTGGTTACAGTTCTCCAGCCTAATCCCTCAATTTAAGTTGTGGGGCTGCTGTTGGGCTGACACACAAATACCAGATTGTAGCTATATCAAACAACTTTTGAAGAGAGACAAAATTGAGAGAAAAATAGTGCAAGAAAAATCCAGTCTTCAGATGATAAAATATGATGTTAGCCACTAGCCAGGATGCTTGTTTTGCTCCCACCTTTCCCAGGGCTGTGATTTTCACTTTGCCAGCTCTTTTTTGCTGAGCAGAAAGATGAAGTAGGCCTCTTTTTCACCCCGCCATcccactcaccctccctccctcccttccaccattcctcctttcctcctcctctctgtcaatTGACTGAGTGCAGTAACCACAGTGCGGGTGTCAGGACCTTGGCTGGAGGCCAGTGCTgacagagaaacaaacagaaacaCTGCAGAAAAAACACTGGCCTCAGACATCTACTTTACATTACAATACCGAGAGCTACACGTAACACCGTCCAAGATGGAGGGGCTCTGATGCCAACGTTTCCTCTCCACATTAGAAGGTGCCCAGTATTCTCTAGAAAGGGATGGGCAGTGGGGGTGCAGGCTTTTCTTCCAGCCAAGGGCTAGGCTACATATGATTCAACAACTCTAAAGTAAACATAGAAGATTGTGGTTAGCTGATTAGTTTAATTAGATGTGTTACTGCTTGGCTGGAACTTTGCAGAGTAAGATTGCCTACCTACAACATCATTATATCTATACCATCCTCTCCCAGCCCACTGTGATAGTACTACAGTACCTTGACTTAACATGGATACTATAACCCACTGTGATAGTACTACAGTACCTTGACTTAACATGGATACTATAACCACTGTGATAGTACTACAGTACCTTGACTTAACATGGATACTATAACCCACTGTGATAGTACTACAGTACCTTGACTTAACATGGATACTAATACCCCACTGTGATAGTACTACAGtacattgacataacctgaatagTATAACCCACTGTGATAGTACTACAAGTACCTTTGACTTAACATGGATACTATACCCACTGTGATAGTACTACGTACCTTGACTTAACATGGATACTATAACCCACTGTGATAGTACTACAGTACCTTGACTTAACATGGATACTATAACCCACTGTGATAGTACTACAGTTCCATATGAATATCTATTGGAGAGTCAGAAAGAATACGCACCATGACATCCACCATTATCTCCTGGCTGGCAGTCTTAGAGAACTTCATTACAAACTAAAGTGCATTAGTAGTGATAACATAAAGGCCCAAATGATGTAAATCAGTTTAGTTAAACTGCCTGTGAAACCGTGAGCCTAAATTGCCCTCTCGTATTAAAGTTACACTGCTTTCAAAGAACCCTACTGTACCTGATTACATCACAGGAAAGTCACATTAGTCAATGCGTGTCCATATACATGTAAATCATAACCCTTACCCCATTTATCTGTCTGACAAATAAGCGATGTAGTTAGAATTTACAACTTGGAAATATTATTAATTTGCCTAATTAACAGCCCTAGGGCATGTGCCCTCTGAAAATGAATTAATAAACAGCCCTGTATGTTCTTATCCTGGTCATTTGAATAATCATTAACTGGATGAGGTGAGCAGGAAGGAAGTAAGAAGATTGCATTGCAATACATTACATTAAGCAAATTAACCAGCAGTGATTTTATAAATCAAGGATAACTTCAGTCAGCTTTAAATGTTTTGATGTACAATAGACCATTCAGAAAGACAGGGTGCCAAGATGCCATCAATGTAACATTCTAAACATGACTGACATCACAGTGTTAATGTAACATATGACCCAAATTATGTCAAATATCTTCTAAACGACTTGCAGCTTTGCAGCAATACATGCCAGGTTGGATACTGATATATCCCCACTGAGCACTATATACTGTAACTGCAAGTACATATTCTACATATGTTGTTGCTTGGTAATGACATGATTCCATTAGTACCACTGTAAAATAAAGAGTTTTATGGTATATCTCAGGGAATAACTATATGCAAGCATAATCATACAGGTATCCTATTATGCAAACTGTTCTGTAAAATATCCAAGGTAAAACTGAGaactaacaacaacaaaatatccgTGGTCCCTAAGCAATTCCAGAAATCACTTTCTCATTGAGATCTCAGATAGACTATAATGAACTGCAACAACTAGCAGGCCCTGCAGTTTTGTGTGTCTTTATGCTCAAATGACTGTGCCCGATTTTCAAAAGACCCCCAATATGGGCATGTAGACCCATTCAATCCATTTCTCCCCCTGAAACAAACAAACGAGTTGTTTATCTCAATTCACAATATATTTTATCCCTAATAAAATTACAACACTATGACCATGTAAAGACAGCAGTTTGAACTGAACAATTGTCACAGTTTGCTTTGAATTGAGCATACAGTGTATATATCAGATGATTCACTACAGTTCAGAGGCATACAGCCCTACAGTTCCACTGTCCCATACAGTACGGTACATGTCTTTCTAAATATGTTGAACTCCTGTACTCCAAGATCACATGAATATCTAACCCCATTTATATCCAATTATACTCGCTAGTCGCACACAAGAAGCAGAGGTAATATCAAAGTTCCTAGCAACGGCTGAGGAAGTGATTTCACACCCAACTTGAGTAATCTTATCAGGTGAGAGTGAGAGCATCACATCCACTCAACAGTGGGTGAAATTCAGCAAAGAAGTCATCAATGAGAGTTTTTATCTGCCACTTAGGGGGTGAATGGGAGGCGTGGTGCTCTGGTGACTCATACTAGTGaatggatgcatcccaaatggtatccAATTGCCTttacagtgcattacttttgaccagagcactatgggaatagtgtgctatttgggatgcagacataatACTCAATGGTTTAGTGGCTATTTAGTTAAGCATGTGAAACAAATGCAGGCTACCCATTAGGTTATACTGCAGTGAGAACAAGAGTAATTGGCTCCGCAAAGATTGCAAAAAGGTGGAAGGGGAATACATCTACCTTTTTCATTACTAATGTATTGTATTTATATGGCTACGGGAATTAATTTCCGATTCGGAATGATGTGGGCCTTTCTGTGGTCTTGTTAATCAAGCACTATCCTAATTTAATGGGCTACACCTGTTGGGTGTACAAGACACATTACAAGCCCATTGTGGATGTTAGAGTATTAGGCAGGTAAAATGCAGGTTGGTTTTTGAATAGAACTTCTAACATCAGGTGAGAGTAAATACACTTTTATTCATATGTTAAagaaaacaataacaacagcaaACTATATGGGCATTTGATGTGTATCCAATCTGAACTCAAAACAACTGCTGCTTTGACATTTGGACTGGTATGGTAGCATCTTATGGTCTATGGATCTGGTATTTATTACCATGGAATTTCGACTATATCGATGGATGGCAATAGACTAGTTAATTGGCAACATAATGGTAGATGAGCATAAAGTGGACCAGAAGGCTACCTTTGCTGAGAAAAATAAGCATGAAGGAAATGGAAAAGGTTTAGGTAAGAATCTCTCCATGATTTGTTCCAGCACTGAATAGACCGAAGGGAGAAAGCCAGTGATTGTCACTGCAGAATTTAGAGCTCATGTTCCAACTTTTTTGTTTGTTCAGAGTGAGTTGCTATTTGTTACTTTCATCTCCAGGGAAAATGTCTTCGTACGCGGGCGGTAACTCGTTCGGTAGCGGGTAAGAAAAGGGGTAGGAATGGTTGAGCTCGGGATCCGTGGGTGAGTAACCCGGGAGATCTATAGACGGGTGGCCCCCGCATTGTACTTCAACACCTGCTTCGTCGAACACTTGAAATACCCCCAAGTTAATGTAGGAAACCGGTTGGAATTCGGATACGGTAAAGTCCTGCTCCTCACTGAAAATAATAGTCCCCACGCTCTGCCTCTGTGATTGCCTCCGTCTGTAAAACTGCGCTGTTTTGTACCTTTTGATGATCACCAAGTTCATAAGCCCGAGAAGGCATTCCAAAGTGCTAAGAATGGTTGAGATGACTAGACTTCTCTGATATTCCTTCAGTTGGTTGCAGATGGCGGTTAATTCCACTGAGTCTATGTCTAGGCAATAATGGGAATATTTGCGCTCCACCAGAGACACCGTGTCCCCGTCCACCACGGCGCCGGAGAAGGCGGTGAGAACTCCCAACAAAAACACCAGGATGCCCAGAAGAAAGAAATTCCGGCACCCGGGCGTCCCTTTGCAACAAAGCAGCGCAAAGCCCAGCAGCGCCTGCCCGAGTCCGACCAGTATCCCCGAGTAGAAAGCCCCGGCCGCGGTCGACAGGTGAAAATGCACTTTTACTTTGGTGCCCAGCGAGATGCATTTGAATCCGACAACAACTTCGCTCACCGCGCAGACGAAGAGGAGGGCGCTGGAGACGATGGTACACAGTCCTTTCCCACTCAACTTCATTATattcctcctctgcctctcccggtccctctccctccttcatccTCCTTTGTCCTCCTCGTCAGCCCGTCTCGAAGCACTGTCAGATTGTGACATAATACGCCGGTGACTGCAGTTCAAAACCTGTTTCTCCGGAGCTGTGTGCTCTCCCCCCCTTTCCCGCTGCTTCAGGGATGGATGAATTATTGATAGGAAGAGCGCGTTCCTTCTACGGTAGCGACCCCCAAAATCCAACTCAAAGGTAATGATCACCCTCATGACCCTGCTCGCCCCCCATCCACACCGTTATGCAAGCAGCCACATCTCCAAACGCGAGTGCAAATTGTTAAGGTAGGACCATTAGCTCAAACCTGCGTGATTGCGATCATACAGTGAGTGCTAAACGGCATGCGGCAGTGGAGTGCCGCTGCGAGCGCAGAACAACTCTTtccgggaggagggaggagagaaggcggCTATTAAATTGTTCAGAATCCAGACGGCTTGCAGCTCCTAGCAAATGGCCATACTGGCTGCCGCTATCTAGCCTGTTACACCTTACACTGTTACATCACTCATGTACAAACAGAATCGTGAAAAATTGCTATGTGGTTTTGCtttgaaaagaaaacaaatagcCCCATGCTTTTTAGTCTGTGTCCATTTTAACAAGCGTTGTCCCTAACCAGTATTACAtgcgctgtccattgtgctgaaacCTCGGCCAAACGAAGGGGAGAAGGGGTTGGCGGGGGCATCACGGCTTTAAGAGGATAAACGCCTGGTTGTTGCTGTTCAGTATTGCACGAGCTGTGCGTTGTGCAGAAATTGCGTTAACCTCAGCCTCAACCGAGAGGGGACTGGTAGTGAGGACATACAGAGTTTAACGAGGATGTAGGCCTAGTTGGTAAAGTTGGAAAAGTAATTTGAGGAAATTCTAGGGCTAGGCAACCTAGGAACGTAACATCATGTCTGTGATTTAAAGCATTACAGTCCACATCATTTGATTAGCCTACCTGTCTTTCGTTCAGGGAGGCGCAGGTATCCAATCGTAATCAATTTCTGGACTGATGGAATTTGTTTTTGTTAGTGACAGGAATTAGTGCCATATTAGTCCCCATTTGTAAGCAAGCACCCAGGGTCATATGGTGATAAATTGTTTTGAGCAACTTTAGGGTGGTGGGGACATAGCTGCAACTTGGTGGGGAGAATAATTAAATCCAACCATTGTACGGCTAACCTTGGATCCATTCTTTGAACATAAGAACACTTTTTATCAATGCACCATGTTGACATTATACATTCTATGTTGTAGGCCTTCAATATGCTGTTTAAATATCCAGCTGTGGAACTTGATAATGAAATTAATCGTCTAGCTATTGAATAAAATAGGGTTTTAGAGACTGAGATTATGTTCTGTGTATTAGATCTCCTTGTAGAAGAACACGAATGTCAACAGTCTGACTGGCAGGTGACTAAACGGATGTAGGAGAGAACTTTCTCTGCACCTGTAACCCTGACTCTATCTAGAATTCACACTAGAGAGCACACACACCTTATCTATTCACTGGAACTAAAACCCTGTGGAGGTAGACGATGTATTTTCCAAAATCCACAGATTCATTTTGACAAATCCAAGTGTTTCCTTTCACATAATCCATAGACATCCAAGGCACTAATGAAACCCTCCAGTGAAATCCTCCATTATCCCGCTAAGCAAGTAATCACTGCAATTAACTGCTGATCCCGATGTCTGATTGACTTGCTATCTTAAAAGAGAATACCCCTGAACACTGgtccaaactgtgtgtgtgtgtgtgtgtgtgtcgcgcgcgcgcgtttcagcaccatggacagctcagGTCATACCGTGGCCTCCGCGCTCCCAATAGATCAATGGCGTTATTGTATTAACGCATGTGAATGTACTAACTCCAGAGA
Coding sequences within it:
- the LOC139027976 gene encoding transmembrane protein 271-like, coding for MKLSGKGLCTIVSSALLFVCAVSEVVVGFKCISLGTKVKVHFHLSTAAGAFYSGILVGLGQALLGFALLCCKGTPGCRNFFLLGILVFLLGVLTAFSGAVVDGDTVSLVERKYSHYCLDIDSVELTAICNQLKEYQRSLVISTILSTLECLLGLMNLVIIKRYKTAQFYRRRQSQRQSVGTIIFSEEQDFTVSEFQPVSYINLGVFQVFDEAGVEVQCGGHPSIDLPGYSPTDPELNHSYPFSYPLPNELPPAYEDIFPGDESNK